From the Nitrobacter hamburgensis X14 genome, one window contains:
- a CDS encoding head-tail connector protein: protein MPYATLEDFKAHARIGFDDDDDLIEAQIAAATEYVRGFLDHDPEADSPPSDIPDDVRQATLLIASAWYETRESTAPDSLKEIPYGARDILNQLRGWTFG, encoded by the coding sequence ATGCCTTACGCAACACTTGAAGATTTCAAAGCCCATGCACGCATTGGGTTTGATGATGATGATGACCTGATTGAGGCGCAGATTGCAGCCGCGACCGAGTACGTCCGCGGCTTTCTGGATCACGATCCGGAAGCGGATTCTCCGCCTTCGGATATCCCGGATGACGTTCGCCAGGCCACGCTGCTCATTGCCAGCGCGTGGTATGAGACCCGAGAATCCACCGCGCCTGATTCCTTGAAGGAAATTCCATACGGCGCACGCGATATTCTCAATCAGCTTCGCGGCTGGACGTTCGGCTAA
- a CDS encoding phage major capsid protein: MTFHFLETKSAADVDEGDPSIVEVKSALTALTEDVKKATAPVADLTKRLDEIETKINRPAIHTEKKDEISDERKAFTGYLRRGKETLQPDEIKSLRVADDTSGGYLAPAEFSAEVVKGIVEMSPIRQAARVGSTSSGEVLLPKRTGRPTGSWVGETDARPGTESSYGQIEVPIHEMACYVDVSQRLLEDAAVNVESEVASDLSEEFGRLEGLGFSQGDGVKKPIGIMEAAGVAYTATGNASTLGTAPADTLIDVFYSLPAYYRNRGVWLMNSKTIAAVRKLKDGSTGAYLWQPGLAQGDPATILGRPLIEDPTMDDIGSAAEPILFGSVSDAYRIYDRLNLSIMRDPYSQATSGVVRFHARRRTGGALVLADALRKIKCATS; this comes from the coding sequence ATGACCTTTCATTTTCTTGAGACCAAATCTGCGGCTGACGTCGACGAAGGCGATCCGTCCATCGTTGAAGTCAAGTCGGCGCTGACCGCTCTTACGGAAGACGTAAAGAAGGCCACCGCACCGGTTGCCGATCTGACCAAGCGCCTCGACGAAATCGAGACGAAGATCAATCGTCCGGCCATTCACACTGAGAAAAAGGACGAGATCAGCGACGAGCGCAAAGCGTTCACCGGCTATCTTCGCCGCGGCAAGGAAACGCTCCAGCCGGACGAGATCAAGTCGCTGCGCGTTGCCGATGATACCTCGGGCGGCTATCTGGCGCCTGCGGAGTTCAGCGCCGAAGTGGTCAAGGGCATCGTGGAAATGTCGCCGATCCGTCAGGCGGCTCGCGTTGGCTCTACGTCCAGCGGTGAAGTTCTGCTGCCGAAACGTACCGGCCGTCCGACCGGATCGTGGGTTGGCGAAACCGATGCGCGTCCGGGCACGGAATCGAGCTATGGTCAGATCGAAGTGCCGATCCATGAAATGGCTTGCTACGTTGACGTGTCACAGCGCCTGCTTGAGGACGCGGCAGTCAATGTCGAGTCCGAAGTTGCTTCTGACTTGTCCGAGGAATTCGGTCGGCTTGAAGGTCTCGGCTTCTCGCAGGGCGATGGCGTAAAGAAGCCGATTGGCATCATGGAAGCGGCTGGCGTTGCCTATACCGCGACCGGCAATGCTTCGACGCTTGGCACCGCGCCGGCCGACACCCTGATCGACGTTTTCTATTCGCTCCCGGCGTACTATCGCAATCGCGGCGTCTGGCTGATGAATTCGAAGACGATCGCAGCGGTTCGCAAGCTGAAGGACGGTTCTACCGGTGCCTACCTGTGGCAGCCTGGCCTTGCGCAGGGTGACCCGGCGACGATCCTTGGCCGTCCGCTGATTGAAGATCCGACCATGGATGACATCGGCTCCGCTGCCGAGCCTATCCTGTTCGGTTCGGTTTCCGATGCCTATCGCATCTATGACCGACTGAATCTTTCGATCATGCGCGACCCGTACTCGCAGGCAACGTCTGGCGTTGTCCGCTTCCATGCGCGTCGTCGCACTGGCGGTGCGTTGGTTCTTGCCGATGCGCTCCGCAAGATCAAGTGCGCGACCAGCTAA
- a CDS encoding HK97 family phage prohead protease yields the protein MKNLETGVVQLDVKSVGDDGVFSGYASLFGITDLGRDIVTRGAFTKSLKQKSASRVKMLREHDQTEPIGVWTEIVEDTKGLRVSGRLVLDTVKGRETHALLKAGALDGLSIGYRTKSARFDKAKGTRMLDEVELHEISVVTFPMLPSATVEAVKSNGPTTFRALVDAINSARTSINS from the coding sequence TTGAAGAATCTCGAGACTGGCGTCGTCCAGCTAGACGTTAAATCTGTCGGCGATGACGGCGTATTCTCCGGTTACGCCTCCTTGTTCGGTATCACCGACTTGGGTCGTGACATTGTGACTCGCGGCGCATTCACCAAGAGCTTGAAGCAAAAATCCGCTTCTCGCGTGAAGATGCTGCGGGAGCATGACCAGACGGAACCAATCGGAGTCTGGACCGAGATCGTCGAGGATACCAAAGGTCTGCGCGTTTCAGGCCGGCTGGTACTCGATACCGTCAAAGGGCGTGAAACCCACGCTCTCTTGAAGGCGGGAGCGCTCGACGGATTGTCGATCGGCTACCGCACCAAGTCTGCCCGGTTCGATAAAGCCAAGGGCACTCGAATGCTCGACGAAGTCGAGTTGCACGAAATCAGCGTGGTCACTTTTCCAATGCTGCCTTCAGCGACGGTTGAGGCCGTCAAATCCAACGGCCCGACAACGTTCCGCGCGCTAGTCGACGCCATCAATTCTGCGCGTACCTCCATCAATAGTTAG
- a CDS encoding phage portal protein, translated as MGWFSRKSAPVAEVKSELTDCTSDSWAALCDAFAISASGVTVTVDALMRCPPAEAAVSITSNSTAGVSCRLLQDDADDSERAAKQHPAYQLVHGFSNEWMSAGEIRRRVTLDAIIFGDGFALVTRTADRPAEILYVPRQVVVLEYKPDGEPVYRIDGREYGPADVIHLQTPNPSNPLQQRGLGLLHTGRDAIGLAILLERSASQLFKNNSRPGGVLSFKGSLNPVAAGRIAQMWRSAHGGDKSGGIAVIDNEGKYEPIAFSSVDSQAIEQRAFVVSEISRLTRVPATLLSDMSRATWSNSVQLDLQFVKYGLQPWLRAWCDAYARTLLTPEERATMHFEFDLSQLLMADPAARATAFGQYRSAGVMTANDVRRELNLPPLPDGDVLASPHVQSPANDNTQPPKDQAA; from the coding sequence ATGGGTTGGTTCTCCCGCAAATCCGCACCTGTTGCGGAAGTGAAATCGGAATTGACCGATTGCACGTCAGACAGTTGGGCTGCGCTATGTGATGCCTTCGCCATTTCCGCCTCGGGCGTGACCGTCACGGTTGATGCCCTTATGCGATGCCCCCCCGCCGAGGCGGCGGTTAGCATCACGTCAAACTCCACGGCAGGCGTATCGTGTCGATTGTTGCAGGATGATGCTGACGATTCCGAGCGGGCCGCAAAACAACATCCAGCCTATCAGCTTGTGCATGGCTTCAGCAATGAATGGATGTCGGCTGGCGAGATTCGCCGTCGAGTTACGCTGGACGCGATCATCTTTGGCGATGGCTTCGCGCTGGTGACGCGCACCGCCGATCGGCCAGCGGAGATCCTTTACGTGCCGCGGCAGGTCGTGGTGCTTGAGTACAAGCCTGATGGCGAACCGGTCTATCGGATCGATGGCCGCGAGTATGGCCCAGCCGACGTTATTCATTTGCAGACGCCAAATCCGAGCAATCCACTGCAACAGCGAGGGTTGGGGCTCTTGCATACGGGCCGCGATGCTATTGGCTTGGCGATCTTGCTTGAGCGCAGCGCGTCACAACTGTTTAAGAATAACAGCCGGCCCGGTGGCGTTCTGTCATTCAAGGGTAGCCTTAATCCGGTAGCGGCCGGTCGCATCGCCCAGATGTGGCGCTCCGCTCATGGTGGCGACAAGTCGGGCGGCATTGCTGTTATCGACAACGAGGGCAAGTATGAACCGATTGCCTTTAGCTCCGTCGATAGCCAGGCAATCGAACAACGCGCCTTTGTGGTCAGTGAAATCTCGCGATTGACGCGAGTTCCGGCCACGCTGTTGTCGGACATGAGCCGCGCGACGTGGAGCAATAGCGTCCAGCTCGATCTTCAATTTGTGAAGTATGGCCTGCAGCCTTGGTTGCGTGCGTGGTGCGACGCCTATGCGCGCACACTGTTGACGCCTGAAGAGCGGGCAACGATGCACTTCGAGTTCGATCTGTCGCAACTGTTGATGGCCGATCCCGCCGCTCGCGCAACCGCATTCGGCCAGTATCGGTCCGCTGGCGTGATGACGGCCAACGATGTGAGGCGAGAACTTAATCTCCCGCCACTCCCGGACGGCGACGTGCTGGCGTCACCTCATGTGCAGTCACCAGCGAACGACAACACTCAACCTCCAAAGGATCAAGCGGCTTGA